The following coding sequences lie in one Drosophila bipectinata strain 14024-0381.07 chromosome XR, DbipHiC1v2, whole genome shotgun sequence genomic window:
- the LOC108131874 gene encoding uncharacterized protein: MKLLIVISALVACVSAGVVRSSGWGSSNPWGGSSSSGWNSGWSSSQPQVIKVIKIGGGGGGGWGNSGGWGGNSGGWGGSSGGWGGSSGVWGGNSGGWGGSSGGWGGNSGWSSGNSGWNNGWGSSGSNSGWW, encoded by the coding sequence ATGAAGCTGCTCATTGTCATCTCCGCTCTGGTGGCCTGCGTCTCCGCCGGCGTGGTGCGATCCTCTGGATGGGGATCCTCCAATCCTTggggcggcagcagcagcagtggctgGAACAGCGGATGGTCCTCCTCCCAGCCGCAGGTCATCAAGGTTATCAAGATaggaggcggcggcggcggcggctggGGCAACTCTGGAGGATGGGGCGGTAACTCAGGTGGATGGGGCGGCAGCTCTGGAGGATGGGGAGGTAGCTCCGGAGTCTGGGGTGGCAATTCCGGCGGCTGGGGCGGCAGCTCTGGTGGATGGGGCGGCAACTCCGGCTGGAGCAGCGGCAATTCTGGCTGGAACAACGGCTGGGGCAGTTCGGGCTCCAACAGCGGCTGGTGGTGA
- the LOC108131923 gene encoding vitellogenin-1, whose product MGDFGKITGRKRLPLTMLLLLMLVQLFRPMEAIEWTLPDVISSVGSVGSSIVDPSLLPTPQGLLDGSKQLLAGYPFEFVSSSLSYICSQALANNKIKSKFTPDIKLMNFQLRTTCSKVSFPLTDPSALLRNPDFDPKKKVVILATGWTTTVNGTDTIEVLSKAYNCRGDVNFLAVDAARFVDTLYTWSAFNTEEIGENMALGLVKLLDTIPVENIHLIGHSLGAHIVGAAGRHLTKLTGSVIPRITGLDPAKPCFNEGEVLSGLMRGDAGFVDVIHSNSGVLGKRDPMGDADFYPSGLDPLPVGCYSVVCAHARSWEYYAETVFPGNERNFLATRCSSLTRLREFRCPGDSIPMGYAVPLTTKGSYFLEVNPTEPYGIHASIVRTVHLENCGICPYTTSTANPSTSTRAKTSTLQSPSSTTNPLSRIFPTRKSWF is encoded by the exons ATGGGTGACTTTGGCAAGATTACGGGCCGTAAACGGCTGCCTTTGACCatgctcctgctgctgatgctggtgCAGCTCTTCCGGCCGATGGAGGCCATCGAGTGGACGCTGCCGGACGTTATCAGCTCTGTGGGATCAGTGGGTTCCAGTATAGTGGATCCCAGTCTGCTGCCCACGCCCCAAGGACTCCTCGACGGCAGCAAGCAGCTGCTAGCCGGCTATCCCTTCGAATTCGTCTCCAGCTCCCTGAGCTACATAT GCTCCCAGGCGCTGGCCAACAACAAGATCAAGTCCAAGTTCACGCCGGACATCAAACTGATGAACTTTCAACTGCGGACCACCTGCAGCAAGGTCAGCTTCCCGCTGACTGACCCGAGCGCCCTGTTGCGCAACCCGGACTTCGATCCCAAGAAGAAGGTGGTTATCCTCGCCACGGGATGGACCACCACGGTCAATGGTACGGACACCATAGAGGTCTTGTCCAAGGCCTACAACTGCCGGGGCGACGTTAACTTTTTG GCTGTGGATGCTGCCCGTTTCGTGGACACTCTGTACACCTGGAGCGCCTTCAACACGGAGGAGATCGGCGAGAACATGGCCCTCGGGCTGGTGAAGCTGTTGGACACGATACCCGTGGAGAACATCCATCTGATCGGCCACAGCCTGGGAGCCCACATTGTGGGCGCTGCGGGCAGGCACTTGACGAAACTGACGGGCTCAGTGATTCCCAGGATAACGGGACTGGATCCGGCCAAGCCATGCTTCAACGAGGGCGAGGTCCTGTCGGGCCTGATGCGCGGAGATGCCGGCTTCGTCGATGTGATCCACAGCAACTCGGGAGTGCTGGGCAAGCGAGACCCCATGGGCGACGCCGACTTCTACCCCAGCGGGTTGGATCCCTTGCCCGTCGGCTGCTATTCCGTGGTGTGCGCCCACGCCAGGTCCTGGGAGTACTACGCGGAGACCGTCTTCCCTGGCAACGAGCGCAACTTCTTGGCCACCCGCTGCAGCTCCCTGACCCGGCTCCGGGAGTTCCGCTGCCCGGGCGACAGCATACCCATGGGCTACGCCGTTCCGCTGACCACCAAGGGCAGCTACTTCTTGGAGGTGAACCCCACTGAGCCGTACGGCATCCATGCCTCCATCGTTCGCACCGTGCACCTGGAGAACTGCGGAATCTGTCCGTACACCACCTCCACGGCAAACCCCTCGACCTCCACCCGGGCAAAGACCTCGACCCTGCAAAGCCCCTCCAGCACGACAAATCCCTTGAGCCGAATCTTCCCCACGAGAAAGTCCTGGTTCTGA
- the LOC108131838 gene encoding phospholipase A1: MTFSALVVLVLLTGAARSDRLRSDLVRSDSILDFMNISRGEQYPDRAQDEQPGFLSVDTLLDRLQSALKQWVIGLPLDLGFSTFNYICSTIVDLGVLQSKVVPDMSRMSFFLLTEDADCLNVSVPLTRAEDLWTTPGFRQDRPSVLYITGFKTNINDSGAGPVAKAYACRADTNFMVLDAAYFLDTLYSWSALNTEAIGEYVAKALLRLPDQEYVLEMFHLVGHSLGAQIAGSTGRNYRQLSGGKLLKRVTGLDPANPCFYDGNDLEGVRSGDARFVDIIHTNPGMLGTSKRAGDADFFVQGRLPFKRGCLGLDALSCSHTRAVQYYLESVYPTNGNDFLGKRCGKYADLYTGILCDSSDTVMGYGADPSHLGLFYVDVNGAEPYGQNANPETYTYTSAECGNCRG, encoded by the coding sequence ATGACATTCTCGGCTCTAGTAGTGTTGGTACTCCTAACCGGAGCAGCTCGGTCGGATAGACTGAGAAGCGACTTGGTTCGCAGCGATTCGATCCTGGACTTTATGAACATCAGCAGGGGCGAACAATACCCCGACAGGGCCCAGGACGAGCAGCCGGGCTTTCTCAGTGTAGACACCCTCCTGGATCGCCTGCAGAGCGCCCTTAAGCAGTGGGTGATCGGATTGCCCCTGGACCTGGGCTTTTCCACCTTCAACTACATCTGCAGCACCATCGTGGATCTGGGGGTGCTGCAGTCCAAGGTCGTTCCGGACATGTCCCGGATGAGCTTCTTCCTCCTCACCGAGGACGCCGACTGCCTGAATGTCAGTGTTCCGCTCACCCGGGCCGAGGACTTGTGGACGACGCCGGGATTCCGTCAGGATCGGCCCTCGGTCCTCTACATTACGGGCTTCAAGACGAACATCAACGACTCGGGCGCCGGGCCGGTGGCGAAGGCCTACGCCTGCCGCGCGGACACCAACTTCATGGTGCTGGACGCCGCCTACTTCCTGGACACCCTCTACTCCTGGTCGGCCCTGAACACGGAGGCCATCGGGGAGTACGTGGCCAAGGCCCTGCTCCGCCTGCCCGACCAGGAGTACGTGCTGGAAATGTTCCACCTGGTGGGCCACAGCCTGGGCGCCCAGATAGCCGGTTCGACGGGACGGAACTACCGGCAGCTGTCCGGCGGTAAGCTCCTGAAGCGGGTGACCGGCCTGGATCCGGCCAATCCCTGCTTCTACGACGGCAACGACCTGGAAGGGGTGAGGAGCGGGGACGCCCGCTTCGTGGACATCATTCACACGAATCCCGGAATGCTGGGCACCTCGAAGCGGGCCGGGGACGCGGATTTCTTCGTGCAGGGCCGGCTGCCCTTCAAGCGGGGCTGCCTCGGACTGGACGCCCTCTCCTGCTCCCACACCCGGGCGGTGCAGTACTACCTGGAGTCAGTGTACCCCACGAATGGGAATGATTTCCTGGGGAAGCGATGCGGAAAGTATGCGGACCTCTACACGGGAATACTCTGCGACAGCTCGGACACAGTGATGGGCTATGGAGCGGATCCGTCGCACTTGGGACTGTTCTACGTGGACGTGAATGGAGCGGAGCCCTACGGCCAGAACGCCAACCCGGAGACGTACACCTACACGAGTGCCGAGTGCGGCAATTGCAGGGGATGA
- the LOC108131839 gene encoding uncharacterized protein — protein sequence MFSYRLEMMLLLGQLCLLISGYPLGEDLSAGVHSAGLLGSYAGGLTGGEALSKLDFSSEVSSHEFGGVSDGDHLGSLGDHLSEDHFPADYSSGGGGEEYAEASEIHSHYEEHHEDDHKPVPGIDHGKGAFSYSTLYEFKDRDEHEIHQLQHQALEQQVEHQQAEIHHLESHDHDLGLGVGHLEELY from the coding sequence ATGTTCAGCTATCGCCTGGAAATGATGCTCCTGCTGGGCCAGCTGTGCCTTCTGATCTCTGGCTATCCCCTTGGGGAGGACCTCTCGGCTGGCGTGCACTCCGCCGGACTCCTGGGCAGCTATGCCGGTGGCCTGACAGGCGGCGAGGCCCTCTCCAAGCTGGACTTTAGCTCCGAGGTGTCCTCCCACGAGTTTGGCGGCGTCTCCGACGGTGACCACCTGGGCTCCCTGGGCGACCATCTGAGCGAGGACCATTTCCCGGCCGACTACAGCTCCGGCGGCGGCGGTGAGGAGTACGCCGAGGCCAGCGAGATCCACTCGCACTACGAGGAGCACCACGAGGACGATCACAAGCCGGTGCCCGGCATCGACCACGGCAAGGGCGCCTTCAGCTACAGCACCCTGTACGAGTTCAAGGACCGTGACGAGCACGAGATCCACCAGCTCCAGCACCAGGCCCTGGAGCAGCAGGTGGAACACCAGCAGGCGGAGATCCACCACCTGGAGAGCCACGATCATGACCTGGGCCTGGGTGTGGGCCACCTGGAGGAGCTCTACTAA
- the LOC108131840 gene encoding uncharacterized protein — translation MPVFGLKLFILAVSVVGLTSAGNPAEKETPTVPTAHGYGPAIHISSGVLQLAPDTEPTPLLLLSNPYSTASVLGGNPWPHFYVDTHGGSHLPVATSGVAIQEPRILISDNVDFSQLKISQHDYPLKSHGR, via the exons ATGCCAGTGTTTGGTTTGAAATTGTTTATTCTGGCGGTGAGTGTTGTTGGCCTAACATCGGCGGGTAATCCGGCGGAGAAGGAAACACCCACAGTTCCCACCGCACAcg GGTACGGACCTGCTATCCACATCAGCTCTGGAGTTCTCCAGCTAGCCCCGGATACGGAGCCAACACCGCTGCTCTTGCTTTCGAATCCCTACTCTACCGCCTCGGTTCTGGGAGGGAATCCTTGGCCGCACTTTTACGTGGACACCCATGGCGGCTCCCATTTGCCGGTGGCTACTTCGGGAGTGGCTATCCAGGAGCCCCGTATCCTGATCAGCGATAATGTGGACTTTTCCCAGCTGAAGATCAGCCAGCACGATTATCCACTGAAGTCTCATGGACGTTGA
- the LOC108131864 gene encoding skin secretory protein xP2, translated as MKLYVCVAFVALMALSAPAPSEALLGAKLALLKAIGGGLGGGSGSGGYGSSGSGYGSGGYSGGYNQGYYSQPSRPVYNSGYGSSSSSSSSSSYGGGYGGGYGGGYGGGYGGGEQVIKVIKVIEQPSYRSSGYGGGYGGSYSSSSASASSSASSSGYSAPAVSYSAPAPAPAVTYSAPAPAVTYSAPAPAVTYSAPAPAVTYSAPAPAVTYSAPAPAPAVTYSAPAPAVTYSAPAPAPAVTYTAPAPAPVSVVRYSAPAPAPAPVVRYTAPAPAPVVRYAAPAPAPVAIPAPAPVVISAPAPAPVVIPAPAPVVAPAPINYAPQSQQVVKTIKLIVDEDHAPAPVYGPPAPVATGYSSSASASSSASSSGDYSTGYNGGYNGGYNGGYNGGYNGGYNGGYSGGNSGLGFGAGWKRGGIFEKLVGC; from the coding sequence ATGAAGCTGTACGTTTGCGTGGCCTTTGTTGCCCTTATGGCCCTCTCGGCCCCGGCCCCATCGGAGGCCCTGTTGGGCGCCAAGCTCGCCCTTCTCAAGGCCATTGGCGGCGGCCTGGGCGGCGGCTCCGGTTCCGGTGGATACGGcagctccggctccggctACGGCAGCGGCGGCTACTCCGGCGGCTACAATCAAGGATACTACAGCCAGCCCAGCCGCCCGGTCTATAACTCCGGCTACGGcagctcctcctccagctcgTCCTCCTCGTCCTACGGCGGCGGTTATGGCGGCGGCTACGGAGGCGGTTATGGAGGCGGCTACGGAGGCGGCGAGCAGGTTATCAAGGTCATCAAGGTGATCGAGCAGCCCTCGTACCGCTCCTCCGGCTATGGCGGCGGCTACGGCGGCAGCTACTCCTCGTCCAGTGCCAGTGCCTCTTCCAGCGCCAGCTCCTCTGGATACTCTGCACCCGCTGTGTCTTACTccgctccagctcctgctcctgccgtgACCTACTCGGCCCCTGCCCCGGCTGTGACTTACTCTGCTCCAGCTCCCGCTGTGACCTACTccgctccagctcctgctgtGACTTACTCTGCTCCTGCCCCGGCTGTGACTTACTCCGCTCCAGCTCCCGCTCCTGCAGTCACCTACTCCGCTCCCGCTCCTGCCGTCACCTACTCGGCTCCTGCCCCTGCTCCCGCTGTGACCTACACCGCTCCCGCTCCGGCTCCAGTTTCCGTGGTCCGCTACAGCGCTCCCGCTCCTGCCCCCGCCCCAGTGGTGCGTTACACCGCTCCTGCTCCCGCTCCCGTGGTGCGCTACGCCGCCCCTGCTCCGGCCCCAGTTGCCATCCCCGCCCCCGCCCCCGTGGTCATCTCCGCGCCTGCCCCCGCCCCCGTGGTGATCCCCGCACCCGCTCCCGTGGTGGCCCCCGCCCCCATCAACTACGCCCCCCAGAGCCAGCAGGTGGTGAAGACCATCAAGCTGATCGTGGACGAGGACCACGCCCCCGCCCCAGTCTACGGACCCCCAGCTCCAGTGGCCACCGGCTACTCCAGCAGCGCCTCGGCTAGCAGCTCTGCCAGCTCCAGCGGCGACTACAGCACCGGATACAACGGAGGCTACAACGGAGGCTACAACGGAGGTTACAACGGCGGCTACAACGGCGGCTACAACGGAGGCTACAGTGGCGGAAATTCCGGACTGGGCTTCGGTGCCGGCTGGAAGCGCGGCGGCATCTTCGAGAAGCTGGTGGGCTGCTAG
- the LOC108131871 gene encoding keratin-associated protein 21-1: protein MHLHVGLALGLVVLVAVIRPGDATFGKLNVLLGGGATAAGYGTGYGGYGTGYSAGYGGGYGTGYGYGSGYGYAPENVVKVIKVSVVPGGGSYGGGYGAGYGGGYGSYGGGYSGGFVGAAPAISTSAVVTPVVTSVSAPVAPAVGLSGFGGGFGGGYGSLPASYGFGAGYGAGGGFGLGFGAPPPPLGLASGLC, encoded by the coding sequence ATGCACCTCCACGTGGGATTGGCTTTGGGATTGGTGGTCCTGGTGGCTGTGATTCGTCCGGGAGATGCTACCTTTGGGAAGCTGAATGTTCTGCTGGGCGGCGGAGCCACTGCAGCGGGCTATGGAACTGGCTACGGCGGTTACGGCACTGGCTACAGCGCTGGCTACGGCGGCGGCTATGGCACCGGTTACGGATACGGCTCGGGCTACGGCTACGCCCCCGAGAACGTGGTGAAGGTCATCAAGGTATCTGTCGTTCCAGGAGGAGGCAGCTACGGAGGCGGATACGGCGCTGGATACGGAGGTGGCTATGGATCCTACGGTGGGGGCTATTCCGGTGGCTTTGTGGGTGCTGCTCCGGCCATCTCCACCTCCGCTGTGGTCACTCCCGTGGTGACCTCCGTCTCCGCTCCGGTGGCCCCAGCCGTTGGCCTGTCAGGCTTCGGAGGCGGCTTTGGTGGAGGATATGGTAGCCTGCCTGCTTCCTATGGATTCGGAGCCGGCTATGGAGCTGGCGGTGGCTTTGGCCTGGGATTCGGAGCTCCACCACCGCCCCTGGGACTGGCTTCGGGACTGTGCTGA
- the TTLL1A gene encoding polyglutamylase complex subunit TTLL1, translated as MKPQPSALKNLRPKLGGSCTSGDDDEPEVPPATPSLTPLVTFIRSRLRPPKSQKCIFYSTDWEKSALLTNFQKRGWLQVPSFGGEWNFYWACTQNCRYIFGIDHPYRMRSDQMINHFPNSIELSRKDLLIKNIKRYRKDLERRGDPLAQTLSPDTKLGIGGTRYKHLDIIPLTFVLPADYQLFVEAFHQSPVSTWIVKPCSKSQGVGIYLVNKLSKLKKYAYDARTFYPAMNRDTCVISKYIENPLLIGGKKFDLRLFVLVTTFNPLKAYLYNEGFCRFCTEKYDQAEIDNVFMHLTNVSIQKTNEEYNAIHGGKWPLQNLWLYLDSLRGEGVSDMLWHRISDTIRHSLDAVAPVMANDRHCFEVYGYDIIIDNCLKPWLIEINTSPSMHSTTTNDRSLKSRLIDNVLDVVMPPNSLPDEHWDKTPQPEFLQNFTVLMPIPHQTHQSAGAGAGAAVANRKGGCSRRKGRSSRKKKHPPAEGEEISARKGKDMER; from the exons ATGAAGCCACAGCCCAGCGCTTTAAAGAATCTTCGGCCGAAGCTCGGTGGCAGCTGCACTAGTGGTGACGATGACGAGCCGGAAGTTCCCCCCGCTACACCGTCCCTGACGCCCCTGGTGACCTTTATCCGAAGCCGTCTGAGGCCACCCAAGTCGCAGAAGTGCATCTTCTACAGTACGGACTGGGAGAAGTCGGCGCTACTCACCAACTTTCAGAAACGGGGCTGGCTCCAGGTGCCCTCCTTCGGGGGCGAGTGGAACTTTTACTGGGCCTGCACCCAGAACTGTCGGTACATCTTTGGGATCGATCATCCCTATAGGATGCGGTCGGATCA AATGATAAACCACTTTCCCAACTCCATCGAACTGTCCCGCAAGGATCTGCTCATCAAGAACATCAAGCGCTACCGCAAGGATCTGGAGCGACGCGGTGATCCCCTGGCCCAGACCTTGTCTCCGGACACGAAACTGGGGATCGGAGGAACGCGGTACAAGCACCTGGACATCATACCCCTGACCTTTGTCCTGCCCGCCGACTATCAGCTGTTCGTGGAGGCCTTCCACCAGAGCCCGGTGAGCACCTGGATCGTGAAGCCCTGCAGCAAGTCGCAGGGAGTGGGCATTTACCTGGTCAACAAGCTGTCCAAGCTGAAGAAGTATGCGTACGACGCCAGGACCTTCTATCCGGCCATGAACCGGGACACCTGCGTCATCTCCAAGTACATTGAGAATCCACTCCTGATTGGCGGCAAGAAATTCGATCTGCGGCTATTTGTCCTGGTGACGACCTTCAATCCCTTGAAGGCCTACCTCTACAACGAGGGTTTCTGCCGGTTCTGCACGGAAAAGTACGACCAGGCCGAGATCGACAATGTCTTTATGCACTTGACCAACGTTAGCATCCAGAAAACGAAC GAGGAGTACAACGCCATACACGGTGGAAAGTGGCCGCTTCAGAATCTTTGGCTCTACCTGGACAGCTTACGGGGTGAGGGTGTTTCGGATATGTTGTGGCACCGCATCTCGGACACCATCCGCCACTCCCTGGACGCAGTGGCTCCGGTAATGGCCAACGATCGGCACTGCTTCGAGGTCTACGGCTACGACATCATCATCGACAACTGCCTGAAGCCCTGGCTGATCGAGATCAACACCTCGCCCTCGATGcactccaccaccaccaacgaCAGGAGTCTCAAGTCGCGTCTGATTGACAATGTCCTGGACGTGGTGATGCCCCCGAACAGTCTTCCAGA CGAACACTGGGACAAGACCCCCCAGCCGGAGTTTCTGCAAAACTTCACCGTTCTTATGCCCATTCCCCACCAGACGCATCAATCGGCGGGAGCGGGAGCGGGAGCCGCGGTGGCCAATCGAAAGGGCGGGTGCTCGCGGCGCAAGGGGAGATCCTCAAGAAAGAAGAAACACCCGCCCGCCGAGGGGGAGGAGATCTCGGCCAGAAAGGGGAAGGACATGGAGCGATGA